In the Plasmodium cynomolgi strain B DNA, scaffold: 1311, whole genome shotgun sequence genome, GGATAAAAGAAATGACATATATGGAAGTTACCAACCAGGTCGTGAAGTagcatatacatattcaGATATAGGAAGGAGGTTTAGTCCGGAAGTAGACGCAAAAAAGGTAACTTGGACCTATACTAAACtagaaaatgggaaaataacgTTTGTAGATGAAAAATCTgttggaaaatatgaaattcCTGTAAATGAAGGAAGCCAAAATAAAGGTACAACATCAACTACTACCAAATCTCCTAATACAGAATTTTCTAACACAGAATTGCCGGATAATTCAGAACCCACAAAAACGAGTATATTTAAAACACCCATGTT is a window encoding:
- a CDS encoding hypothetical protein (putative), producing the protein IGRRFSPEVDAKKVTWTYTKLENGKITFVDEKSVGKYEIPVNEGSQNKGTTSTTTKSPNTEFSNTELPDNSEPTKTSIFKTPMFRGATLAVLLVGIVFVFLFITRYVIIIKCVNI